The Rhodocytophaga rosea genome has a segment encoding these proteins:
- a CDS encoding energy transducer TonB family protein: MKHFVLLSVILLNTIFCSASSPTYSLLGRWIKTKITYQDRSELPEDMEMKYQYTRFSFEKSNKVYISFAYNDKGVAFSYTIKDKLLNVANEQGYIINTYLIEKHSDSELILIQKGIAGFDEPDCLRYIFSAEQKYQQSSPLQSNDIISIMSEDTLFKASEKIYATYTGKTSFHEFLTANIAEYKQVSATNNFFLASFIVRKTGEIDSVQILESINPNFDSQFLKAINKTKKSWQPATYKGHPVDVQMQEQFKFTSSGKFVSAYDFGQKGKDAMKAGKYMSALYYFDLSLKARPDNIEILYQRAVCKLYLGNKDAACEDLQKVKELGGKNADQLIENNCK, encoded by the coding sequence ATGAAGCATTTTGTACTCTTATCAGTTATACTTCTTAACACAATTTTCTGTTCTGCTTCATCCCCTACATATTCCCTTTTAGGCCGATGGATTAAAACAAAGATCACTTACCAGGATAGAAGCGAGTTGCCCGAGGATATGGAAATGAAATATCAATACACCCGGTTCTCCTTTGAGAAATCTAATAAGGTATATATCAGTTTTGCTTATAATGATAAAGGTGTTGCCTTTAGTTATACCATCAAAGATAAGCTTTTGAATGTAGCCAACGAGCAAGGATATATTATAAATACCTATCTAATTGAAAAACATTCTGACTCAGAACTTATTCTCATTCAGAAAGGAATTGCCGGTTTTGATGAGCCGGACTGCTTGCGCTATATTTTTAGCGCTGAACAAAAATATCAACAATCTTCTCCTTTACAATCCAATGATATTATTTCTATTATGAGTGAAGACACTCTTTTTAAAGCCAGTGAGAAAATATATGCTACCTATACAGGTAAAACTTCCTTTCATGAATTCCTAACTGCTAATATAGCTGAGTATAAGCAAGTTTCGGCCACAAACAATTTCTTTTTAGCCAGTTTTATTGTGCGAAAAACTGGTGAAATTGATAGCGTACAAATTTTGGAAAGCATTAATCCAAACTTTGATAGTCAGTTTCTAAAAGCAATCAACAAAACTAAAAAAAGCTGGCAGCCGGCTACTTATAAAGGCCATCCGGTTGATGTGCAGATGCAGGAGCAATTCAAGTTTACTTCTTCAGGCAAGTTTGTGTCTGCTTATGACTTTGGACAAAAAGGCAAAGATGCCATGAAAGCCGGCAAATATATGAGTGCATTGTATTATTTTGATCTTAGCTTAAAAGCGAGACCTGATAATATAGAAATTTTGTATCAACGGGCTGTATGCAAATTGTATTTAGGCAATAAAGATGCTGCCTGCGAAGATCTGCAAAAAGTAAAAGAGCTTGGAGGAAAAAACGCTGACCAGCTTATTGAAAACAATTGTAAATAA
- a CDS encoding sensor histidine kinase, which yields MKLFIIHVLSPWFSPVVHLNLYKSWLNKNKNLKYLQKKFMNIICLTLIAVNVLVSLLNIDTSYQFYGIISLITVSLLLICKSASLQVSKWAFITGLNGIIYILSSIYYQSTLLQLLFILSIPISLFLLDRNEIIELGISLSIPALFFVLLQIPGLYLQSGKNQISEQFHALFFINIACILISVVLAIVYLFFIYEKSNQKLQLLVRELQLQEKEITLQNQRLLTLNADLLLSQTELKRTVEELKIRNHELDNYVYRVSHDLRAPFCSMQGLINLSKNDSDIQNLKTYIDLIEKSVYKSDRFIQSLLNHSKILNAELQVDIIEFEKIIQESFDEACVAEGANSITLEIEINSKPFYSDAFRIGIILKNIISNAVRYTNPLTDAKFIKVNISVSDLEVRICIADNGIGIEKVHLPKIFNMFFRGNEKSTGSGLGLYIAQQAAEKLDGYIEIDSKPNKGTTVKVRLQNKVEMQPMS from the coding sequence ATGAAATTATTTATTATTCACGTGCTTTCTCCCTGGTTCAGCCCTGTTGTACATTTAAATCTGTATAAGAGCTGGCTTAATAAAAATAAGAATTTAAAATACCTGCAAAAGAAGTTCATGAATATTATATGTCTTACGCTGATTGCAGTGAATGTGCTGGTAAGCCTATTAAATATAGATACTTCTTATCAGTTTTATGGAATAATCTCCCTTATTACAGTTAGCCTCTTATTAATTTGTAAAAGTGCTTCTTTACAGGTGTCGAAGTGGGCTTTTATTACTGGTTTAAACGGAATAATATATATCCTTTCTAGTATATATTATCAATCTACATTGCTGCAACTTTTATTTATACTCAGCATTCCGATCAGCTTGTTTTTATTGGACAGGAATGAAATAATTGAATTAGGGATAAGCCTTTCAATTCCGGCACTTTTTTTTGTTCTTTTACAGATACCTGGCCTTTATCTGCAATCAGGAAAAAATCAGATCAGCGAACAGTTTCATGCCTTATTTTTTATCAACATTGCCTGTATTCTAATCTCGGTAGTGCTGGCTATAGTGTATTTATTTTTTATATATGAAAAATCTAATCAGAAACTGCAATTGTTGGTACGTGAATTACAACTTCAGGAAAAAGAAATAACCCTACAAAATCAGAGACTCCTTACTTTAAATGCTGATTTATTACTATCTCAGACAGAATTAAAAAGAACAGTAGAAGAGTTAAAGATTAGAAATCATGAATTGGATAATTATGTATATCGTGTTTCTCATGATCTGAGAGCTCCTTTTTGCTCTATGCAGGGCCTGATTAATTTATCCAAAAATGATTCGGATATACAAAATTTGAAAACATACATAGACCTAATTGAAAAATCTGTATACAAATCAGATCGGTTTATACAGTCTTTGCTGAATCATTCTAAGATTTTAAATGCTGAACTACAGGTTGATATAATTGAATTTGAAAAAATAATACAGGAAAGCTTCGATGAAGCCTGTGTTGCAGAGGGTGCAAACTCTATTACTCTAGAAATTGAAATCAACTCTAAACCATTCTATAGCGATGCTTTCAGAATAGGAATCATTTTGAAGAATATTATTTCTAATGCTGTCAGATACACCAATCCATTAACTGATGCGAAATTTATAAAAGTGAACATTTCTGTTTCTGATCTTGAAGTCCGGATTTGTATAGCTGATAATGGCATTGGCATAGAAAAAGTGCATTTGCCAAAAATATTTAATATGTTTTTCAGGGGAAACGAAAAATCTACAGGATCAGGTTTGGGATTATACATTGCTCAACAAGCAGCTGAGAAATTAGATGGATATATAGAAATTGATAGTAAACCAAATAAGGGGACTACCGTTAAAGTTAGATTGCAAAATAAGGTGGAGATGCAGCCAATGAGTTAA
- a CDS encoding helix-turn-helix domain-containing protein, translated as MRYIKKITDKQKQDLEKIHKDSKSYQERNRCQCILLSNQGYQVQKLASIFQVSQLSIYKWFDRFEKTGVVGLKNQKGKGRKPILTTSNATHVEVVENSIEKEKQQLKLAKREIEAKLGTAMSEMTLKRFLKKLTTDGNVSVNG; from the coding sequence ATGCGTTATATCAAGAAGATTACAGACAAGCAAAAACAAGACTTAGAGAAGATTCATAAAGATAGTAAAAGTTATCAGGAACGTAACCGTTGCCAATGTATACTGTTATCCAATCAAGGCTATCAAGTACAGAAGTTAGCAAGCATTTTTCAAGTAAGTCAGTTAAGTATTTATAAGTGGTTTGATCGCTTTGAGAAAACAGGTGTGGTAGGGTTAAAGAACCAAAAAGGGAAAGGCAGAAAACCCATCCTTACTACCAGTAATGCTACCCATGTTGAAGTAGTGGAAAATAGCATAGAGAAAGAAAAACAACAACTTAAATTAGCTAAGCGAGAGATAGAAGCTAAATTAGGCACGGCTATGAGTGAGATGACCTTGAAGCGGTTTTTAAAAAAATTGACTACCGATGGAAACGTTTCCGTAAATGGATAA
- a CDS encoding IS630 family transposase — protein sequence MQNKEAYEQKVKRLHALLYLAQTGSIDLYFGDESGFCLTPCVPYGWIKKGEHAPILSQRSTRINVFGLLSTNNELLTYQKSGSLNADFIIECVEAFSTSISKFTVIVLDNASWHTCGLWEVKKEEWEQKGLYIFLLPKYSPHLNRIERFWKQVKYHWLKAEDYLSVEALKEALYTIFSGLGTYFKLDFKKLEVDENIILNCV from the coding sequence TTGCAAAACAAAGAAGCATATGAGCAGAAAGTCAAGCGATTACATGCTTTGCTTTATTTGGCACAGACAGGCAGTATAGATTTATATTTTGGAGACGAATCAGGGTTTTGCCTTACCCCTTGTGTACCTTATGGATGGATCAAAAAAGGCGAACACGCCCCTATTTTATCCCAAAGAAGTACAAGGATAAATGTATTTGGCTTGTTAAGTACAAATAATGAGTTGCTTACTTATCAGAAAAGTGGGAGTCTAAACGCTGACTTTATCATTGAATGTGTAGAGGCCTTCTCAACATCTATTTCCAAGTTTACTGTCATAGTCTTAGACAACGCCTCCTGGCATACATGTGGCCTATGGGAAGTCAAAAAAGAAGAATGGGAACAGAAAGGATTATACATCTTTTTGCTGCCTAAGTATAGTCCTCATCTTAACAGGATCGAACGATTTTGGAAGCAGGTGAAATATCATTGGCTCAAAGCCGAAGACTATCTGTCTGTAGAAGCGCTTAAGGAGGCACTTTATACCATCTTTTCAGGATTGGGTACTTACTTTAAACTTGATTTTAAAAAACTTGAAGTAGATGAAAATATTATACTTAATTGTGTTTAA
- a CDS encoding class I SAM-dependent methyltransferase, whose translation MQLQGEQSLIWSTVVANCRMNRERGLLGVNSYEKELKLNILSFLEQKAEQKEIIYWLDICCGTGKALVEAAASLQSKGITNVKIEGWDVAGVFMNGHTSFSNLQFVTDTITNWQPTYHYDLITCVHGLHYIGDKLEVIQRCISYLTKDGLFIGNLDLKNIKKLDGTNLERQLRKTLQNCKIQYNLRHHLLTCEGKKQLKFDLQYVGADDQAGKNYTGQEVVDSYYQ comes from the coding sequence ATGCAACTTCAAGGGGAACAATCTCTAATCTGGTCAACAGTAGTAGCTAACTGCCGCATGAACCGGGAAAGAGGGCTTTTAGGTGTAAATAGTTATGAAAAGGAACTCAAGCTAAATATTCTCTCCTTTCTTGAACAGAAGGCCGAGCAGAAGGAAATTATCTACTGGTTGGATATTTGTTGTGGAACAGGGAAAGCCTTAGTAGAAGCCGCTGCTTCTCTCCAAAGTAAAGGCATTACTAACGTAAAGATAGAAGGATGGGATGTAGCCGGCGTATTTATGAATGGGCATACTAGTTTTTCTAATCTACAGTTTGTTACTGATACTATAACTAACTGGCAGCCTACTTACCATTATGACTTGATCACATGTGTCCATGGATTACATTACATTGGAGACAAACTAGAAGTAATTCAAAGGTGTATTAGCTATCTTACAAAAGATGGTTTATTTATTGGTAACCTGGATCTAAAAAACATAAAAAAGCTTGATGGAACAAATTTAGAACGGCAGTTACGCAAAACATTGCAGAATTGTAAAATTCAATATAACCTCAGGCATCATTTATTAACTTGTGAGGGGAAAAAGCAGCTTAAATTTGACTTACAGTATGTAGGTGCAGATGACCAGGCAGGAAAAAATTATACTGGCCAAGAAGTGGTAGATTCCTATTATCAATAA
- the fusA gene encoding elongation factor G: MTRLSLIRNIGIMAHIDAGKTTLSERILFYAGRIRSTGEVHDGNTVLDSMALERQKGITISAAATCVSWNYPTNKGEVIYNTKPYQINLIDTPGHIDFTVEVARSLRVLDGAVFVLSAVEGVQPQSETVWRQADRYKVPRIAFVNKMDRAGADFFAVLADLKEKLVANALPLQIPIGEEDRFEGVVDLLTGRAIRWLESDKGKSWQEIEVPLHLVSMVQQYGQWLVEEVASYDDELLEKYLSDLQSITLQDLQRAIRKATISGEIVPVLCGSAFKNKGIQPILDAIVAYLPSPVEVVPVEGIDPQSENKQVRRAEATAPFAALAFKIITDSFVGKLTFIRIYSGSLQAGSYVLNMRTGKKERVSRLMQMHADKQEPLLQAQAGDIVAVVGLRDVYTGDTLCEQDHPIVLEQMEFPEPVIGYAIEAKRAVDADKLANALAHLLEEDPTLQLSTDTETGQTLLKGMGELHLEVILSRLAADFGVEVNQGVPQVAYREMITQKVVYTKRYKKQNGGSGSFALITFELSPVESGKKGLIFINAITGGAIPKEYVPAIQKGFENAMQHGPLGGYPIEAMQVTLLDGRVHKEDSDALSFEMAATLGFKEGVQEAKPALLEPVMKVEVTTPDVFIGGVIGDLNRRRGTIKGIEAKGNVQMVNAQVPLSTLFGYVTVLRTITNGRGQASMQLEHYAPVPSAITQQVLTKSV; encoded by the coding sequence ATGACTCGACTTTCTTTGATTCGAAATATTGGCATCATGGCTCACATTGATGCAGGTAAAACTACCTTGAGTGAACGTATCCTGTTTTATGCAGGTCGGATCCGCTCGACGGGAGAAGTACACGATGGGAATACTGTATTAGATTCTATGGCCTTAGAACGCCAAAAAGGCATTACCATTTCGGCTGCTGCTACCTGTGTTTCCTGGAATTACCCTACTAACAAGGGAGAAGTCATTTACAACACGAAGCCGTATCAGATTAACTTAATTGATACACCAGGCCATATTGATTTTACTGTAGAGGTGGCCCGTTCTCTACGGGTACTGGATGGGGCTGTATTTGTTTTATCTGCTGTAGAAGGGGTGCAACCTCAGTCTGAAACTGTATGGAGACAAGCAGACCGGTATAAAGTGCCTCGTATTGCTTTCGTTAACAAGATGGACCGGGCAGGGGCTGACTTCTTTGCTGTGTTAGCAGACTTAAAAGAAAAACTAGTTGCCAATGCGCTTCCACTGCAAATACCCATTGGAGAAGAAGATAGATTTGAAGGTGTGGTAGATCTTTTAACCGGAAGGGCCATCAGATGGCTAGAATCAGACAAAGGAAAAAGCTGGCAAGAGATAGAGGTTCCCCTTCACCTTGTTTCGATGGTGCAGCAGTATGGGCAATGGCTTGTAGAAGAAGTAGCTAGTTATGATGATGAGCTGCTTGAGAAATACTTGTCTGATTTGCAATCAATCACATTGCAAGATCTGCAACGAGCCATTCGCAAGGCTACTATTAGTGGGGAAATCGTACCTGTCTTATGTGGCTCTGCTTTCAAGAACAAAGGGATTCAACCAATACTTGATGCCATTGTGGCTTACTTGCCTTCCCCTGTTGAGGTAGTTCCTGTAGAAGGCATTGATCCGCAATCTGAGAACAAGCAAGTGAGAAGAGCAGAAGCTACAGCCCCGTTTGCAGCCTTGGCTTTCAAGATTATCACAGATAGCTTTGTAGGCAAGCTTACTTTTATCCGGATTTATTCTGGCAGCCTGCAAGCTGGTTCCTATGTGCTCAATATGCGCACAGGCAAAAAAGAACGAGTGTCAAGACTCATGCAAATGCATGCTGACAAACAGGAACCCCTGTTGCAAGCACAAGCAGGAGATATTGTAGCGGTAGTGGGGCTCCGGGATGTATATACTGGAGATACTTTATGTGAGCAAGATCATCCCATTGTGCTTGAGCAGATGGAGTTTCCAGAGCCTGTCATTGGCTATGCCATAGAGGCAAAAAGAGCGGTTGATGCAGATAAGTTAGCTAATGCCTTAGCCCATTTGTTAGAGGAAGATCCTACCTTGCAGCTTTCAACCGATACTGAAACTGGACAAACGCTGCTGAAAGGGATGGGTGAATTGCATCTGGAAGTAATACTTAGCCGGCTAGCTGCTGATTTTGGAGTGGAAGTAAACCAGGGTGTACCTCAGGTAGCTTATAGGGAAATGATTACACAAAAGGTAGTCTATACTAAGCGCTATAAAAAGCAGAATGGAGGCAGTGGCAGTTTTGCCCTTATCACCTTTGAACTATCACCAGTAGAAAGTGGCAAAAAAGGCCTAATCTTTATCAATGCAATCACAGGTGGGGCGATACCTAAGGAATATGTGCCTGCCATACAAAAAGGCTTTGAAAATGCCATGCAACATGGTCCTTTGGGAGGATATCCGATAGAAGCTATGCAGGTGACTTTACTAGATGGAAGGGTTCATAAAGAAGACTCGGATGCACTCTCTTTTGAGATGGCCGCTACGCTTGGTTTTAAAGAAGGTGTACAAGAAGCTAAACCAGCCTTACTAGAACCGGTGATGAAGGTAGAAGTAACTACGCCTGATGTTTTCATTGGAGGGGTAATTGGAGATTTGAATCGCAGAAGAGGCACGATTAAAGGTATAGAGGCGAAAGGCAATGTGCAGATGGTTAACGCACAAGTGCCTTTATCCACCTTGTTTGGCTATGTAACTGTGCTTCGAACAATTACTAATGGCAGGGGGCAGGCTAGTATGCAACTTGAGCATTATGCTCCTGTTCCATCGGCTATTACCCAACAGGTATTAACTAAGTCTGTTTAA
- a CDS encoding DUF4132 domain-containing protein: MKILYLIVFNYLLDTLTQEAIGDKQGYYTVKLSDLPTYLIIKQKDSAFKAALIDYLIHKILFYDETIRNRHNASLSLGDIYRLREVHDKLLNILMRSTIDFSEDDLIHILELYLKANSTEFIRGFLQFPVLLTLNQVQKYILKHTLSPRLAGYLKVYLKRTEEEVSYYKAENTKVKLKILEITASFNPDQPTNIRPIFLDDKDVFGQFMNTFTQSQPIERQALYYSLVGHFKKASGGKPSQKYLHESEKIIQQIGLELFSATSKEWLLFLKTIDVQLQTHTSNYGGREYTYSSYFYLQEANQTFIKGWLWSLKPCTNKEMLQEVAGYAEKCFQKIPSKGPLAAGIGNACIYLLGNVGLLGVSHLSRLKLKIRQSNTQQLIETYIEQASKDLGVSTGEIEDMAIQEYGLKDGQLTYCFADYKAVLNITGIGKTELNWYKSDSTLLKSEPSFIKKNHNLELKEIKNTASQIQKTLSAQRDRLDRSFVANRSWTYKKFSAYYFHHGLMSFLTKQLIWTFQKGNHKADAFFLAGTWRDVYEKEVDWIGEDTQVQLWHPIEKPIEEVLAWRSFLNQYTIKQPLKQAYREVYLLTEAEVATRTYSNRMAAHILKQHQFNSLAKLRGWKYSLLGAYDDGRDNEIAQINLPEYKLQAQFWVNEVNADEAWNDTGIWNYVATDQVRFMRMEGNEVINLMDVPALVLSEVMRDVDLFVGVASVGNDPTWQDSGGLPTYRDYWHRYSFGELSEVAKTRKAVLERLIPKLKIAKVCQIKDKFLIVKGELRTYKIHLGSGNILMEPNDQYLCIVPDRKMSTSADNIFLPFEGDAVLSIIISKAFLLADDTKIIDPTITRQIR, translated from the coding sequence ATGAAAATATTATACTTAATTGTGTTTAATTACTTATTAGATACGCTGACACAAGAAGCGATAGGAGATAAACAAGGATACTATACCGTAAAACTTTCAGACCTTCCTACCTATCTAATAATCAAACAGAAAGACTCAGCCTTCAAAGCTGCTTTAATTGATTATTTAATTCACAAAATCCTTTTCTATGATGAGACTATTAGAAACAGGCATAATGCTTCCTTAAGCTTAGGTGATATATATAGGCTGAGGGAGGTTCATGATAAATTATTAAATATTTTGATGCGATCTACGATCGATTTTTCAGAAGACGATCTGATCCACATTCTTGAATTATATTTAAAAGCAAATTCTACAGAATTTATTCGAGGGTTTTTACAATTTCCTGTTCTACTTACCCTAAACCAAGTACAAAAGTATATCCTTAAACATACCCTTTCTCCAAGGCTTGCAGGGTATCTGAAGGTTTATTTGAAACGTACTGAAGAGGAAGTCTCTTATTATAAAGCTGAAAACACAAAAGTAAAGCTTAAAATTCTAGAAATAACTGCTTCTTTTAATCCTGATCAACCTACTAACATAAGGCCTATATTTTTAGATGATAAAGATGTATTTGGTCAGTTTATGAATACTTTCACCCAATCGCAACCTATTGAAAGACAAGCGCTGTATTACTCCCTTGTTGGACATTTCAAAAAAGCAAGTGGAGGTAAACCCTCACAGAAATATCTGCATGAGTCGGAAAAGATTATTCAACAGATAGGCCTGGAATTATTTTCTGCTACCAGCAAAGAATGGTTGCTCTTTTTAAAAACCATTGATGTACAACTGCAAACCCACACCAGCAATTATGGTGGCCGCGAGTATACATACTCATCCTACTTTTATCTTCAAGAAGCCAATCAAACATTTATCAAAGGGTGGCTTTGGTCATTAAAACCTTGTACAAATAAAGAAATGTTACAAGAAGTTGCTGGCTATGCTGAAAAATGTTTTCAAAAAATTCCTTCTAAAGGACCACTTGCCGCAGGTATTGGGAATGCTTGCATTTACTTGCTAGGAAATGTTGGTTTACTTGGCGTGAGCCATTTGTCTAGATTAAAGCTCAAAATTAGACAATCAAATACCCAACAACTCATTGAAACGTATATTGAGCAGGCCTCTAAAGACTTAGGTGTATCCACTGGTGAAATTGAAGACATGGCCATACAAGAGTATGGTTTAAAAGATGGACAACTCACTTACTGCTTTGCTGACTATAAAGCTGTACTCAATATTACTGGAATTGGGAAAACAGAATTAAACTGGTATAAATCCGACAGCACATTACTTAAATCTGAGCCCTCTTTTATTAAGAAAAATCATAATCTTGAGTTAAAAGAAATAAAGAACACAGCAAGCCAGATACAAAAAACCCTTTCAGCTCAACGCGACCGCTTAGATCGTTCTTTTGTTGCCAATCGCTCCTGGACCTATAAAAAGTTCTCTGCATACTATTTTCATCATGGGTTAATGTCTTTTCTAACCAAGCAGTTGATCTGGACTTTTCAGAAAGGGAATCATAAAGCTGATGCTTTCTTTTTAGCAGGCACTTGGAGAGATGTATATGAAAAGGAAGTGGATTGGATAGGAGAAGATACGCAAGTACAGTTATGGCATCCGATTGAAAAGCCCATAGAGGAAGTGTTAGCGTGGAGAAGCTTTCTAAATCAGTATACCATTAAACAGCCTCTCAAACAAGCTTATCGGGAAGTGTATTTGCTTACAGAGGCAGAAGTTGCTACAAGAACCTATAGTAACCGTATGGCTGCTCATATTCTAAAGCAACATCAGTTTAATTCCCTTGCCAAACTTAGAGGATGGAAATACAGCCTATTAGGGGCCTATGATGATGGAAGAGATAATGAAATAGCTCAGATTAATTTACCGGAATACAAACTACAGGCTCAGTTTTGGGTAAATGAAGTAAATGCTGATGAAGCATGGAATGATACAGGCATTTGGAATTATGTGGCTACTGATCAAGTACGTTTTATGAGGATGGAAGGCAATGAAGTAATCAATTTAATGGATGTGCCTGCCCTTGTTCTTTCGGAAGTTATGCGCGATGTGGATTTATTTGTGGGGGTGGCCAGTGTGGGAAATGATCCAACCTGGCAAGATAGTGGAGGCTTACCTACTTATCGCGATTATTGGCATAGGTATTCTTTCGGAGAATTATCAGAAGTTGCCAAGACCCGTAAGGCAGTTTTGGAACGACTGATTCCAAAGCTCAAAATTGCTAAGGTTTGTCAAATCAAGGATAAATTTTTAATTGTGAAGGGAGAACTCAGAACCTATAAAATTCACCTAGGAAGTGGCAATATTTTGATGGAACCTAATGACCAATATTTGTGTATAGTTCCGGATCGCAAAATGTCTACAAGTGCAGATAATATATTTCTTCCTTTTGAGGGAGATGCTGTACTATCTATTATTATAAGCAAAGCTTTTCTTCTAGCTGATGATACTAAAATAATAGATCCCACTATAACCAGACAAATCCGCTAA